Proteins co-encoded in one Callospermophilus lateralis isolate mCalLat2 chromosome 2, mCalLat2.hap1, whole genome shotgun sequence genomic window:
- the LOC143390461 gene encoding olfactory receptor 5T9-like — protein MKNITEVTMLVLKGFTDSNELQVMLFFLFLPIYLFTLIGNLGLIILVSGDSQLHNPMYYFLSALSFLDACFSTVITPKMLIDFISKTKVISSLGCAAQMFLAVSFGTTECFLLAAVAYDRYVAIYNPLLYSVSMSPRVYVPLIIAPYIGGMLHASIHTVATFSLSFCGSNEIRHIFCDIPPLLALSCSDTHINELLLFIFVSSIEIVTIMIVLVSYSFILLAILKMHSAEGRKKVFSTCGTHLTGVSIYYGTILFMYMRPSSSYALEHDMIVSIFYTIVIPMLNPIIYSLRNKDVKEAMSRVFIKNSAWIK, from the coding sequence ATGAAGAATATCACTGAAGTTACCATGCTTGTACTCAAGGGATTCACAGACAGCAATGAACTGCAGGTCATGCTCTTCTTCCTGTTTCTTCCAATTTACCTTTTCACTCTCATAGGTAATTTAGGATTGATTATATTGGTTTCTGGGGATTCCCAACTCCACAATCCAATGTACTATTTTCTGAGTGCTTTATCATTCTTGGATGCCTGCTTTTCTACTGTTATTACTCCAAAAATGTTAATAGATTTTATTTCAAAGACAAAAGTCATTTCATCTCTtggatgtgcagcacagatgtttcTTGCTGTTAGTTTTGGAACCACAGAGTGCTTTCTCTTGGCAGCAGTGGCTTATGATCGCTATGTGGCCATCTACAACCCACTTCTGTATTCAGTGAGCATGTCACCCAGGGTCTATGTGCCACTCATCATTGCACCCTACATCGGAGGAATGCTGCATGCTAGTATACACACAGTAGCCACTTTTAGCCTGTCATTCTGTGGGTCCAATGAAATTAGACATATATTCTGTGACATTCCTCCTCTACTTGCCCTTTCTTGTTCTGACACTCACATAAATGAGCTCTTGCTTTTCATCTTTGTAAGCTCCATTGAGATAGTCACTATCATGATTGTCCTGGTGTCCTACAGCTTCATCCTGTTGGCCATTCTGAAGATGCATTCTgctgaagggaggaagaaagtgtTCTCCACCTGTGGCACCCACCTTACTGGAGTGTCCATTTATTACGGGACCATTCTCTTCATGTATATGAGACCAAGTTCTAGCTATGCTCTGGAGCATGACATGATAGTGTCAATATTTTACACCATTGTTATTCCCATGCTGAATCCCATCATCTATAGTTTAAGAAACAAAGATGTAAAAGAAGCAATGAGTAGAGTGTTCATAAAAAATAGTGCATGGATAAAGTGA